In Halapricum desulfuricans, a single window of DNA contains:
- a CDS encoding heavy metal translocating P-type ATPase: MSTRTTQLDITGMSCANCSGTVQDALESLSGVESATVNYATDEGSVTYDPDRVSLAEIYDAIEEAGYGVVSETVTVGISDMSCANCAQANATALEATPGVLSAEVNYATDEAQVTYNPAEASREDFYDAIEEAGYEPVREQTGEDDSTDARDAARDAEIRRQRNLTLFGAALTTPFLLFMLDRFLLGGSVFPEAILGVEIGWVEFLLATPVQVVLGRQFYRNSYKAIVTNGQANMDVLIALGSSTAYLYSIASLTGLIAGGLYFDTAAFILVFITLGNYLEARSKGQASDALRKLLEMEAETATIIAGDGTEREVPLEDVAVGDLMKVRPGERIPTDGTVVDGQSAVDESMVTGESVPVEKSEGDEVVGSTINENGVLTVKATKVGADTALQQIVQTVKEAQSRQPEIQNLADRISAYFVPAVIANALLWGTVWFLFPGALAGFVDSLPLWGLVAGGPGVAGGGVSIFEFAVIVFASSVLIACPCALGLATPAATMVGTAIGARNGVLFKGGDVLERAKDVDTVVFDKTGTLTEGEMELTDVIALDSVGDAVADGGEPPVADGEGEPAADGGALATRERIGETELLRLAATAERGSEHPLAQAIVEGARERGIEIGDAEAFENVPGQGIRATVDGREVLVGNRKLLREHGIDPSPAADTMERLESEGKTAMLVAYEGDLAGVVADADTVKPSAKEAVSALRKRGIDVMMITGDNERTARAVAERVGIDPDNVRAEVLPEDKSDAVEAIQDEGRQAMMVGDGVNDAPALAVAYVGTAIGSGTDVAIEAADVTLMRDDPMDVLKAIRVSDATLQKIKQNLLWALGYNTLMIPLASLGLLQPVLAAAAMAFSSVSVLTNSLLFRAYTPDRDYRLLGRLRR, from the coding sequence ATGAGTACGCGAACGACACAGCTCGACATCACGGGGATGTCCTGTGCCAACTGTTCGGGGACGGTACAGGACGCCCTGGAGTCGCTTTCGGGCGTCGAGTCGGCGACGGTCAACTACGCGACCGACGAGGGATCGGTCACGTACGACCCCGATCGGGTTTCGCTCGCCGAGATCTACGACGCGATCGAGGAGGCCGGCTATGGCGTGGTCTCGGAGACAGTGACAGTCGGGATCTCGGATATGTCCTGCGCCAACTGCGCGCAGGCCAACGCGACCGCCCTTGAGGCGACGCCGGGCGTCCTCAGCGCGGAGGTCAACTACGCGACCGACGAGGCGCAGGTGACCTACAACCCGGCCGAGGCGAGCCGGGAGGACTTCTACGACGCGATCGAGGAGGCCGGCTACGAGCCCGTTCGCGAGCAGACCGGCGAGGACGACTCGACGGACGCTCGCGACGCCGCCCGCGACGCCGAGATCCGCCGCCAGCGCAACCTCACGCTGTTCGGGGCGGCGCTGACGACGCCGTTCCTGCTGTTCATGCTCGATCGCTTCCTGCTCGGCGGGAGCGTCTTCCCCGAGGCGATTCTGGGCGTCGAGATCGGGTGGGTCGAGTTCCTGCTGGCGACGCCCGTGCAGGTCGTGCTCGGTCGGCAGTTCTACAGGAACTCCTACAAGGCGATCGTGACCAACGGCCAGGCCAACATGGACGTGCTGATCGCGCTGGGTTCCTCGACGGCCTATCTCTACTCCATCGCGTCGCTGACGGGCCTGATCGCGGGCGGGCTCTACTTCGACACGGCGGCGTTCATCCTGGTGTTCATCACGCTGGGCAACTACCTCGAGGCTCGCTCGAAGGGGCAGGCCAGCGACGCGCTCCGGAAGTTGCTGGAGATGGAAGCCGAGACGGCGACGATCATCGCCGGCGACGGGACCGAACGGGAAGTCCCCCTGGAGGACGTCGCAGTCGGCGACCTGATGAAGGTCCGGCCGGGCGAGCGGATCCCGACCGACGGCACCGTCGTGGACGGACAGAGCGCGGTCGACGAGTCGATGGTCACCGGCGAGAGCGTCCCCGTCGAGAAGAGCGAGGGCGACGAGGTCGTCGGCTCGACGATCAACGAGAACGGCGTCCTCACCGTCAAGGCCACCAAGGTCGGGGCCGACACGGCGCTCCAGCAGATCGTCCAGACGGTCAAGGAGGCCCAGTCGCGCCAGCCCGAGATCCAGAACCTGGCCGACCGCATCTCGGCGTACTTCGTGCCCGCGGTGATCGCGAACGCCCTGCTGTGGGGGACGGTCTGGTTCCTGTTCCCCGGGGCGCTGGCGGGCTTCGTCGACTCGCTGCCGCTGTGGGGGCTGGTCGCCGGCGGGCCGGGCGTCGCCGGCGGCGGCGTCTCGATCTTCGAGTTCGCCGTCATCGTGTTCGCATCGTCCGTGCTGATCGCCTGTCCCTGCGCGCTGGGGCTTGCAACGCCCGCGGCGACAATGGTCGGGACCGCGATCGGCGCGCGAAACGGCGTCCTGTTCAAGGGCGGTGACGTCCTCGAGCGCGCCAAGGACGTCGACACGGTTGTCTTCGACAAGACCGGAACGCTCACCGAGGGCGAGATGGAGTTGACCGACGTGATCGCGCTCGATTCGGTCGGCGACGCTGTCGCTGACGGCGGCGAACCGCCGGTCGCGGACGGCGAGGGCGAACCGGCGGCCGACGGCGGGGCGCTCGCGACCCGCGAACGGATCGGCGAGACGGAACTGCTCCGGCTGGCGGCGACCGCCGAGCGCGGGAGCGAACACCCCCTCGCACAGGCGATCGTCGAGGGCGCACGCGAGCGCGGTATCGAGATCGGCGACGCCGAGGCGTTCGAGAACGTCCCCGGGCAGGGGATCCGGGCGACCGTCGACGGTCGCGAAGTGCTGGTCGGCAACCGGAAGCTGCTTCGCGAGCACGGGATCGATCCCTCGCCGGCGGCCGACACGATGGAGCGACTCGAAAGCGAGGGCAAGACGGCGATGCTAGTCGCCTACGAAGGTGACCTCGCTGGCGTCGTCGCCGACGCCGACACGGTCAAACCGAGCGCGAAAGAGGCCGTGAGCGCCCTTCGAAAGCGGGGCATCGACGTGATGATGATCACCGGCGACAACGAGCGGACCGCCCGGGCGGTCGCCGAGCGGGTCGGGATCGACCCCGACAACGTCCGGGCGGAGGTCCTGCCCGAGGACAAGTCCGACGCCGTCGAGGCGATCCAGGACGAGGGACGACAGGCGATGATGGTCGGCGACGGCGTCAACGACGCGCCGGCGCTGGCGGTCGCCTACGTCGGGACGGCCATCGGTTCGGGCACGGATGTCGCCATCGAGGCGGCGGACGTGACGCTGATGCGAGACGACCCGATGGACGTGCTCAAGGCCATCCGGGTCTCGGACGCCACGCTCCAGAAGATCAAGCAGAACCTGCTGTGGGCGCTGGGGTACAACACGCTGATGATCCCGCTGGCGTCGCTGGGGCTGCTCCAGCCGGTGCTGGCGGCCGCGGCGATGGCCTTCTCCAGCGTCTCGGTGCTGACCAACAGCCTGCTGTTCCGGGCGTACACCCCCGACCGGGACTACAGGCTACTGGGTCGGCTGCGGCGGTAG
- a CDS encoding GNAT family N-acetyltransferase, producing the protein MQVRDAVEADAGRLAELTDAPRDVMRNLIHDRTVRVAESDEEISGFVSFDARERTVHVTQLEGTSDACTRLLEEPMSFAAGEGMAVELLVPESNDTVRQAVEEAGFERDGTGPTFDGTPTVRFRHDPS; encoded by the coding sequence ATGCAGGTTCGCGACGCCGTCGAGGCCGACGCCGGACGGCTGGCAGAGTTGACCGACGCACCGCGGGACGTCATGCGCAACCTGATCCACGACCGGACGGTCCGCGTCGCCGAGTCCGACGAGGAGATCTCCGGATTCGTGAGCTTCGACGCCCGCGAGCGGACCGTCCACGTCACGCAGCTTGAGGGCACGTCCGACGCGTGCACGCGGCTGCTCGAAGAACCGATGAGCTTCGCCGCGGGCGAGGGCATGGCCGTCGAGTTGCTGGTCCCCGAATCGAACGACACGGTCCGGCAAGCGGTCGAAGAAGCGGGGTTCGAGCGCGACGGGACCGGCCCGACCTTCGACGGGACGCCGACGGTCCGGTTTCGCCACGATCCGTCGTAA
- a CDS encoding aspartate kinase: protein MRVVTKFGGTSLGNGERINRAADSIAKAVEQGHEIAVVASAMGNTTDELLDEIEFDADEADKAQIVSMGERTSVRMLKAALAARGIEAIFLEPGSDQWPIITDEHGEVDIEETTRRAHALAGQLGDIVPVITGFLAEDHQGNVTTLGRGGSDTTAVMLGKYMDADEVVIVTDVEGVMTGDPRVVEGARNVGEITVDELQSLSFRGAEVVAPSSLSYKDADLSVRVVHYQHDDLLAGGTSIEGQFESLIDLEETKLACVTIAGRAIRNSPGILGELASCLGDADINIDANSSGMDSITFYVADADADDAEALLHDEVVEDETLSSVTVEEDVAVVRVTGGEFPNETDSVKRIIDPIANAHIDIYDVITSATSVSVFVPWEDREQALQLVQKEF, encoded by the coding sequence ATGCGCGTAGTCACGAAGTTCGGCGGGACGAGCCTCGGGAACGGCGAGCGGATCAACCGGGCTGCGGACTCGATCGCCAAGGCGGTCGAGCAGGGCCACGAGATCGCTGTCGTCGCTTCGGCGATGGGGAACACGACCGACGAACTCCTCGATGAGATCGAGTTCGACGCCGACGAGGCCGACAAGGCACAGATCGTCTCGATGGGTGAGCGGACGTCCGTCCGGATGCTCAAGGCGGCGCTTGCGGCCCGCGGCATCGAAGCGATCTTCCTGGAGCCGGGCAGCGACCAGTGGCCGATCATCACCGACGAGCACGGCGAGGTCGACATCGAAGAGACGACCCGGCGGGCGCACGCGCTGGCCGGACAGCTGGGCGACATCGTCCCGGTCATCACGGGCTTTCTCGCGGAGGACCACCAGGGCAACGTGACGACGCTCGGCCGCGGCGGCAGCGACACGACGGCCGTGATGCTCGGCAAGTACATGGACGCCGACGAGGTCGTCATCGTCACCGACGTCGAGGGCGTCATGACCGGCGACCCCCGCGTCGTCGAGGGCGCACGCAACGTCGGCGAGATCACCGTCGACGAACTCCAGAGCCTCTCGTTTCGAGGAGCCGAAGTGGTCGCTCCGTCGTCGCTGTCCTACAAGGACGCCGACCTCTCGGTCCGGGTCGTCCACTACCAGCACGACGATCTGCTGGCCGGCGGCACCTCGATCGAAGGCCAGTTCGAGAGCCTGATCGACCTCGAGGAGACGAAACTGGCCTGTGTCACGATCGCCGGCCGTGCGATCCGCAACAGCCCGGGCATCCTTGGCGAGCTCGCTTCCTGTCTGGGTGACGCCGACATCAATATCGACGCCAACTCCTCGGGGATGGATTCGATCACGTTCTACGTCGCCGACGCCGACGCCGACGACGCCGAAGCGCTGCTGCACGACGAGGTCGTCGAGGACGAGACCCTCTCGTCGGTGACTGTCGAGGAAGACGTCGCCGTCGTTCGGGTCACCGGCGGGGAGTTCCCCAACGAAACCGACTCCGTCAAGCGCATTATCGATCCCATCGCGAACGCCCACATCGACATCTACGACGTCATCACCTCCGCGACGTCGGTGTCGGTGTTCGTCCCCTGGGAGGACCGCGAGCAGGCCCTCCAGCTGGTCCAGAAGGAGTTTTGA
- a CDS encoding DUF7125 family protein, giving the protein MLAIAGSKGGCGKTTTTLGVAGAFARAETPTLAIDADRQMPDLHVTAGVDREPTLASLEDADAGAIAQSVSGLPGVSVLPGPKPAESIDVQRALEHLDSGDSQVLVDCPSGTGPDLTDPLAAADAVVVVTTDSGQSIADAETTIEVADRLGVPVAGAVVTMTDDPDAVETRLDVPVLATVPESESPLADEEAHAAYDSAVERLRTVETDDPDPIDPTGTRMAIGVGSIDRQLGGGLPPGSIAAVVGEPDGHAESLLHRLTTARGTLYLSADRPARLVRTAMSADGWPTESPAVRTAGADPLEDATGLLADLPAGANFVVDPADVLEAHDRDAYLEFLRTLKDRMLETDGIAVLHCLDGERRPANRDVTERVADAVLAVSAVRDGTALEARATVRKFRPDPSARGTVAVDAGERS; this is encoded by the coding sequence ATGCTCGCGATCGCCGGATCGAAAGGCGGCTGTGGAAAGACGACGACCACGCTCGGGGTAGCCGGCGCGTTCGCCCGCGCGGAGACGCCGACGCTCGCGATCGACGCCGACCGACAGATGCCCGACCTCCACGTGACGGCGGGCGTCGATCGCGAACCGACACTGGCGTCGCTCGAGGACGCGGACGCCGGGGCGATCGCCCAGTCGGTGTCCGGACTACCCGGGGTGAGCGTCCTCCCCGGACCGAAGCCGGCCGAGTCGATCGACGTACAGCGCGCGCTCGAACACCTCGACAGCGGGGACTCGCAGGTGCTGGTCGACTGTCCGTCCGGGACGGGGCCGGACCTCACCGATCCGCTGGCCGCCGCCGACGCGGTCGTGGTCGTCACGACCGACAGCGGACAGAGCATCGCGGACGCCGAGACGACTATCGAGGTCGCCGATCGACTGGGCGTGCCCGTCGCGGGTGCGGTCGTGACGATGACCGACGACCCGGACGCGGTCGAAACGCGACTCGACGTGCCGGTGCTGGCGACGGTACCGGAATCGGAGTCCCCACTGGCGGACGAGGAGGCCCACGCCGCCTACGACAGTGCAGTCGAGCGGCTGCGCACGGTCGAGACAGACGACCCCGATCCGATCGATCCCACCGGGACCCGGATGGCGATCGGCGTCGGGTCGATCGACCGGCAGCTCGGGGGCGGACTGCCGCCCGGATCGATCGCCGCCGTCGTCGGCGAGCCGGACGGCCACGCCGAATCGTTGCTCCATCGACTGACGACCGCGCGCGGGACGCTGTATCTCTCGGCCGACCGGCCCGCGCGGCTCGTCCGGACGGCGATGTCCGCAGACGGCTGGCCGACCGAAAGTCCGGCGGTACGAACTGCCGGTGCGGACCCGCTCGAGGACGCGACCGGGCTGCTCGCGGACCTGCCCGCGGGTGCGAACTTCGTCGTCGATCCCGCGGACGTGCTGGAAGCACACGACCGGGACGCCTATCTCGAGTTCCTGCGGACGCTCAAGGATCGCATGCTCGAAACGGACGGGATCGCCGTACTGCACTGTCTCGACGGCGAGCGGCGACCGGCGAACCGCGACGTGACCGAACGCGTCGCGGACGCCGTCCTCGCGGTGAGCGCAGTCCGGGACGGCACGGCGCTCGAAGCGCGTGCGACCGTCCGGAAGTTCCGGCCGGACCCGTCCGCTCGCGGGACGGTGGCCGTCGACGCCGGCGAGCGTTCGTGA
- a CDS encoding aldo/keto reductase, with translation MEYTTLGSTGIEVSRIALGCMSFGTPEWREWVLDESESREIIERAIELGINFFDTANMYSLGESERILGNVLAEYDRDEQVVATKVYFQMDEDDPNSQGLSRKAIEQELSNSLDRLGMDTVDLYQIHRWDEDTPIETTLRALDDAVRRGQVRHVGASSMWAYQFAESLHASDRLGLERFRTMQNHYNLLYREEEREMLPLCDREGVGVLPWSPLARGYLARPHDEFDVTTRGRTDDYARDHPYFEGGGREINERVAELAAEKGVTMAQIALAWLLHQDAVDAPIVGTTSVEHLEDAVEALEIDLTASEQAYLEEPYEPVPVSGHE, from the coding sequence ATGGAGTACACGACGCTGGGTTCGACCGGGATCGAGGTCAGCCGCATCGCGCTGGGCTGTATGAGCTTCGGGACGCCCGAGTGGCGCGAGTGGGTGCTCGACGAGTCCGAGAGCCGCGAAATCATCGAGCGGGCGATCGAGCTGGGGATCAACTTCTTCGACACCGCCAACATGTACTCGCTCGGGGAAAGCGAGCGCATCCTCGGGAACGTGCTGGCGGAGTACGACCGCGACGAACAGGTCGTCGCCACGAAGGTCTACTTCCAGATGGACGAAGACGACCCCAACTCCCAGGGCCTCTCCCGGAAGGCGATCGAACAGGAGCTGTCGAACTCGCTCGATCGGCTCGGAATGGACACCGTCGACCTCTACCAGATCCATCGCTGGGACGAGGACACGCCCATCGAGACGACCCTGCGAGCGCTGGACGACGCCGTCCGCCGCGGGCAGGTCCGCCACGTCGGAGCCTCCTCGATGTGGGCCTACCAGTTCGCCGAATCACTGCACGCAAGCGACCGTCTCGGGCTGGAGCGCTTCCGGACGATGCAGAACCACTACAACCTCCTCTATCGGGAGGAAGAACGGGAGATGCTGCCGCTCTGTGACCGGGAGGGGGTCGGTGTCTTGCCCTGGAGCCCGCTGGCGCGCGGCTATCTCGCCCGCCCGCACGACGAGTTCGACGTGACGACCCGCGGGCGGACCGACGATTACGCCCGCGACCACCCCTACTTCGAGGGTGGCGGCCGCGAGATCAACGAACGCGTCGCCGAACTCGCCGCCGAGAAGGGCGTGACGATGGCCCAGATCGCGCTGGCCTGGCTGCTCCATCAGGACGCCGTCGACGCGCCGATCGTCGGGACGACCAGCGTCGAACACCTCGAGGACGCCGTCGAGGCGCTTGAGATCGACCTGACCGCAAGCGAGCAGGCCTACCTCGAAGAACCCTACGAACCAGTGCCGGTGTCCGGTCACGAGTGA
- a CDS encoding YqjF family protein, protein MSNADRDSRHLLSMRWRDAVFAHWPVECDVIEPTLPEGLAVDTGPDGRAWLSVVGFVMADIRPRFSPIGRSFPELNLRTYVRHGDATGVYFYNLDADDRLSVALARRLFKLPYYRAEMRVTERDGEIRFRSYRTHEGVETAAFDATIEPQGAPEPVEPRSLAAFLVENYRFFVAGDGALYEGAVSHEPWAIAPAELTVRENTLFSASGFDRPAGEPLVQYAPGEAVTAGRIRRAEHRL, encoded by the coding sequence ATGTCGAACGCTGACCGAGACTCGCGCCACCTCCTGTCGATGCGGTGGCGAGACGCCGTCTTCGCCCACTGGCCGGTCGAGTGCGACGTGATCGAGCCGACACTCCCCGAGGGGCTGGCGGTCGATACCGGCCCGGACGGGCGGGCGTGGCTGAGCGTCGTCGGGTTCGTCATGGCGGACATCCGACCGCGGTTCTCGCCGATCGGGCGGTCGTTTCCGGAGCTCAACCTCCGGACCTACGTCCGCCACGGCGACGCGACCGGGGTGTACTTCTACAATCTCGACGCCGACGATCGGCTGAGCGTCGCGCTCGCCCGGCGGCTGTTCAAACTGCCCTACTACCGTGCGGAGATGCGCGTCACCGAACGCGACGGCGAGATCCGGTTCCGGAGCTACCGGACCCACGAGGGCGTCGAGACCGCGGCCTTCGACGCGACGATCGAACCGCAAGGCGCGCCAGAGCCGGTCGAGCCGCGGTCGCTCGCGGCGTTTCTGGTCGAGAACTACCGGTTTTTCGTCGCCGGCGACGGGGCGCTCTACGAGGGGGCGGTCTCTCACGAGCCGTGGGCGATCGCGCCGGCAGAGCTGACGGTCCGGGAGAACACGCTGTTCTCGGCGTCGGGGTTCGACCGACCGGCGGGTGAGCCGCTCGTGCAGTACGCACCCGGCGAAGCGGTCACGGCCGGTCGCATCAGGCGCGCCGAACACAGGTTATAA
- a CDS encoding PH domain-containing protein: MRTLDPRVRWLWVGRALVVALILGAIATAGALAALPQWPWIGPAVFVLVATLGVGHALLLYRSWSYEVREDSMLLDRGVITRVRTVVPYVRVQHIDTSRGPIERAVGLSSLVVYTAGSRGADVTIPGLRPREATDLQTRLKALAIESEGEDAV, encoded by the coding sequence GTGCGGACGCTCGACCCGCGCGTTCGCTGGCTGTGGGTCGGACGGGCACTCGTCGTCGCGCTGATCCTCGGTGCCATCGCGACCGCCGGCGCGCTCGCGGCCCTGCCACAATGGCCGTGGATCGGCCCCGCCGTGTTCGTGCTCGTCGCCACGCTCGGGGTCGGACACGCGCTGCTCCTCTATCGCTCCTGGTCCTACGAGGTCCGCGAGGACTCGATGCTTCTCGACAGAGGAGTTATAACGCGCGTCCGGACGGTCGTCCCGTACGTCCGCGTCCAGCACATCGACACGAGCCGGGGGCCGATCGAGCGGGCCGTCGGGCTCTCGTCGCTGGTCGTCTACACCGCCGGTTCGCGGGGTGCCGACGTGACGATTCCCGGATTGCGGCCGCGGGAGGCGACCGACCTGCAGACGCGACTGAAGGCACTGGCGATCGAATCCGAGGGCGAGGACGCCGTCTGA
- a CDS encoding PH domain-containing protein, whose amino-acid sequence MQLDPLSIPYRAVESGLQAIVGIAIAGIAGAGSVGGAEGIAVFGVVLVVGIALSIGWQVAYYRRFEYRLTGDTFDIDSGVLSRREREIPYGRIQNVDIRQNVLQRALGIAEVRLETAGGGQTEARLRYVDLGSARHVQEEVSRRKRGERDGYGDEETAATDQGATLFELDDRELVILGIVSMDLRLLSIIAVPLSFVGPSVLADVAPTATASIVVVVLGIVALVVASALFSAALSMARYYGFVLTDRGEEYRYERGLLQRFSGSIPKDKVQTITLTENVIARRLGYASLSIETAGYGGASQESTGSQSAIPIAERDHAVALAGRIEDFESLSFERAPKRARERYAVRYGLVLAALIAIAYGVVRLTALSFPWYALFGGVALVPVAAHLKWCHRGYRLEDDYVITRNGFWSRRITIVPIYRIQTLVTAETVFQRRRDLATLVVDTAGTYSLVGEDSKAVDIDVETADRLSRELADDLQEAVVEYRRRRDRASAVSSGEDVPDDANAG is encoded by the coding sequence ATGCAACTGGATCCACTCTCGATCCCCTACCGGGCGGTCGAAAGCGGCCTGCAGGCCATCGTCGGGATCGCGATTGCGGGCATCGCCGGTGCCGGCTCGGTGGGCGGCGCGGAGGGGATCGCAGTCTTCGGCGTCGTACTGGTCGTCGGGATCGCACTCTCGATCGGCTGGCAGGTCGCCTACTACCGCCGGTTCGAGTACCGGCTGACCGGGGACACCTTCGACATCGACTCGGGCGTGCTCTCGCGCCGGGAACGGGAGATCCCCTACGGTCGGATTCAGAACGTCGACATCCGACAGAACGTGCTCCAGCGGGCGCTCGGGATCGCCGAAGTCCGACTCGAGACCGCGGGCGGCGGCCAGACCGAAGCCCGGCTGCGATACGTCGACCTCGGGAGTGCCCGCCACGTCCAGGAGGAAGTCAGTCGCCGCAAGCGCGGCGAGCGCGACGGCTACGGCGACGAGGAGACGGCAGCGACCGATCAGGGGGCGACGCTGTTCGAACTCGACGACAGGGAGCTGGTGATCCTCGGAATCGTCTCGATGGACCTGCGCCTGCTGTCGATCATCGCCGTGCCGCTGTCGTTCGTCGGCCCGTCGGTGCTCGCCGACGTCGCGCCGACGGCAACCGCGTCTATCGTCGTCGTCGTGCTCGGAATCGTCGCGCTCGTCGTCGCCTCGGCGCTGTTCAGCGCCGCGCTGTCGATGGCCCGGTACTACGGGTTCGTCCTCACCGACCGCGGCGAGGAGTACCGCTACGAGCGCGGACTGCTCCAGCGGTTCAGCGGCTCGATCCCCAAGGACAAGGTCCAGACGATCACGCTCACCGAGAACGTCATCGCGCGCCGGCTCGGCTACGCCAGCCTCTCGATCGAGACGGCGGGCTACGGCGGGGCCAGCCAGGAGTCGACGGGATCGCAGTCGGCGATTCCGATCGCCGAACGCGACCACGCGGTCGCACTCGCCGGGCGGATCGAGGACTTCGAGTCGCTGTCGTTCGAGCGAGCGCCGAAACGCGCCCGGGAGCGCTACGCCGTCCGCTACGGGCTCGTGCTGGCGGCGCTGATCGCGATCGCGTACGGGGTCGTCCGGCTGACGGCGCTGTCGTTCCCGTGGTACGCGCTGTTCGGTGGCGTCGCGCTCGTCCCCGTCGCGGCCCACCTCAAGTGGTGCCACCGCGGGTATCGCCTCGAGGACGACTACGTCATCACGCGCAACGGCTTCTGGTCGCGCCGGATCACGATCGTCCCGATCTACCGGATCCAGACGCTGGTCACCGCCGAGACGGTCTTCCAGCGCCGTCGCGACCTGGCGACGCTGGTCGTCGATACCGCCGGCACGTACAGCCTCGTCGGCGAGGACTCCAAGGCCGTCGACATCGACGTCGAGACGGCCGACCGGCTCAGTCGCGAGCTGGCCGACGATCTGCAGGAGGCCGTCGTCGAATATCGTCGCCGGCGCGACCGCGCTAGCGCGGTCAGTTCGGGCGAGGATGTTCCGGACGACGCGAACGCCGGCTAG
- a CDS encoding CBS domain-containing protein: MLVRELMTTDVVTCDEHATLRVAVGTLLERGVGSVVLTSDEGNPTGIVTESDALRAAYRTDRPLSGIEVADLSHGSVITASPDETVQRVARRMATEGVKKVPVMDGVDLRGIVTLTDIVWHLSDIRSEAAEVAEMGSEWGPK; encoded by the coding sequence ATGCTCGTGCGTGAACTGATGACGACTGACGTAGTTACCTGTGACGAGCATGCGACGCTGAGAGTCGCAGTCGGGACGTTGCTCGAACGGGGGGTCGGATCGGTCGTCCTCACCAGCGACGAAGGCAACCCCACAGGGATCGTCACCGAAAGCGACGCCCTGCGAGCGGCCTATCGGACGGACAGACCGCTCTCGGGGATCGAAGTGGCGGACCTCTCGCACGGATCGGTCATCACCGCTTCGCCGGACGAAACCGTCCAGCGTGTCGCCCGCCGGATGGCGACCGAGGGCGTCAAGAAGGTCCCCGTCATGGACGGCGTCGACCTGCGGGGGATCGTCACGCTGACCGACATCGTCTGGCACCTCTCGGACATCCGATCGGAAGCTGCCGAAGTCGCCGAGATGGGCTCCGAATGGGGACCGAAGTGA
- a CDS encoding HAD family hydrolase, producing the protein MTPDTVLFDLDSTLCRSTQDDRKLHAEAFARAGVEPFCTPEEVRAAATTVTDADTDREFFRHVFERVGARADEGPIDADALAAATVELRDPTAVEWRPGARQALQRARQHAQVGLVTNGTRDTQRAKLDALGIADAFETIVYAADRTEPKPSPAPFETALAELDAPADGALYVGNDYRADVIGAKRAGLTACWIPDEHDLDPPADPTHVPDYRFASPTELTTVF; encoded by the coding sequence ATGACCCCCGATACCGTCCTGTTCGATCTCGACAGCACGCTCTGTCGCTCGACGCAGGACGACCGGAAACTCCACGCCGAGGCCTTCGCTCGGGCCGGCGTCGAGCCGTTCTGTACGCCCGAGGAGGTCCGGGCGGCCGCGACGACGGTCACCGACGCCGACACCGACCGGGAGTTCTTCCGGCATGTCTTCGAACGCGTCGGGGCGCGCGCCGACGAGGGGCCGATCGACGCCGATGCGCTCGCGGCGGCGACCGTCGAGCTGCGCGATCCCACCGCCGTCGAGTGGCGACCGGGCGCAAGACAAGCGCTACAGCGCGCCCGCCAGCACGCGCAGGTCGGGCTCGTCACGAACGGGACCCGGGACACCCAGCGGGCGAAACTCGACGCGCTGGGGATCGCCGACGCCTTCGAGACGATCGTCTACGCGGCCGATCGGACCGAACCCAAGCCCAGTCCCGCGCCGTTCGAGACGGCGCTGGCCGAACTCGACGCGCCGGCCGACGGCGCTCTGTACGTCGGCAACGACTACCGGGCGGACGTGATCGGCGCGAAACGCGCCGGACTGACTGCTTGCTGGATCCCGGACGAACACGACCTCGATCCACCGGCCGATCCGACGCACGTGCCCGACTACCGCTTTGCGTCCCCGACGGAACTGACGACCGTTTTCTGA